Within the Sebaldella sp. S0638 genome, the region AGAACTTTTAAGCCCACAGTTTTTGAATACTATTCTAATATTTTTTACTATTTTGCAACTTTATCAGCTAATTTTTTTCCAACTTTGAATTTTACTACTTTTTTAGCAGCAATTTTGATTTCTTTTCCTGTTTGTGGGTTTCTTCCTTTTCTAGCAGCTCTTTTTTGAACTCCAAAAGTTCCCCATCCTACGAATTGTACAGGATTACCTTTTACTAATGATTTTTCTACAGTTTCTAAGAAAGCATTTACTAATTCCTCAGATCTCTTTTTAGTTTCACCTGTTGATTTTGCGTAAGCTTCAATAAATTCTTTTTTTGACATTTTTTTTCCTCCTTAATAAACAAATATAATATCACTACTATTTTAGCCATTTTTCAGATTTTGTCAAGTTTTTTTATCATTTTTACTTTTATTTATTATATCTGTGATTAATTGTCACTATGTCAATTCCAATATTAACAATATTTTTATTAAATTTAACTTTTTAAATTTTTTTTTCTTTTTTCATAGTCTTTGTACTTGTCATCAATTCTATTCTATATATTTAATTTAAGTTCCTCCTCTTAATAATTAATAAAACTTATACTTTAATACGCTTTATTTATACATTATTTTTTTATATAACACATGTTTTGTATTTTCTGTATAACCCAGATTTATCAATATCAAAAAATTAATATATAATTTATTTGACTTACCCATATAAATTATATATAATAACTCAAATATACAAAATTTTGAAGCCATATAAGCCGGTAATATGGTCCGGTGTTTCTATAGCTGACCTGAAATCAGCTGCTATGGGTGAAACTAAATTGTTTTTTTTAGCTTACACTCTTAAGAATTGATTAGAATTTAAGTGTAAGTTTTTTTATATATACGAAAGGAGAAATTAAATGAAAAAGAAAATTTTGATTGTTGACTTCGGTTCTCAGTATAGTCAGCTGATTGCCAGAAGAATCAGAGAAATGGAAGTTTACTGTGAAATCGTACATCATTCGCAGATTCTTAAACAAATATCAGAAGAAAAAGACTTTATCATGGGTGTTATACTATCCGGCGGTCCTGAATCTGTCTATGAGGAGAATTCTCCAAGCGTAGAAAAAGAACTATTCTCAGCTGGTCTTCCTGTTCTCGGTATTTGTTACGGAATGCAGCTTATCGCACATCTAAACGGAGGTTCGGTAGAAAAGGCAGAAACTAAAGAATTCGGAAAAGCATCACTGGAAATTACGGATGAAAAAAATCCTTTATTTCAAAATGTAAAACAGAATTCACAAATCTGGATGAGCCATGGAGACCATATTACGAAGCTTCCTGACGGATTTTGGGAAATAGCCAAGACTTCTTCATGCACAGCTGCAATAATGAAT harbors:
- a CDS encoding HU family DNA-binding protein, whose product is MSKKEFIEAYAKSTGETKKRSEELVNAFLETVEKSLVKGNPVQFVGWGTFGVQKRAARKGRNPQTGKEIKIAAKKVVKFKVGKKLADKVAK